A region from the Misgurnus anguillicaudatus chromosome 7, ASM2758022v2, whole genome shotgun sequence genome encodes:
- the spint1a gene encoding kunitz-type protease inhibitor 1a, with the protein MTLFRLSIFWPSVVLVLFLYGGPSEAQVEDKNTCMSKFVHGKDDFVLMTNKSVEDGATFLGSPQVTRPEDCIMACCKEPNCNLALMEEAEDSSTINSCFIFNCLYKQKRVCQFVKKPRYSNYLLKSVFGDYLEQEGSDDEDKPPVAVVGQDRVVQPQEDVTLNGIESHDDKKIEKYEWEMLFEDPSVVMTKTTFPDAVTISNLSPGMFKFRLTVTDGAGQTDSADISVLVLTPEQSLHHCLVPKKEGPCRGSFQRWHYNAASKKCQVFKFGGCKPNRNNYLTLNECQNACDKVSDSTHSGRLGPIPGEKCNEDCDSEQFMCSNNCCIDKDLECDGETQCSDGSDEAQCSSLNNKFTRLIQVPLDTSKAHCVEPPVTGTCPNSYTKWYYNPYERSCKRFTFSGCVGNKNNFDTEEECMESCRSVTESDVFARKAEFERLEGTSDKVAIIIAVLLGIGIAILLIVLVCCLLKGKKKGRNKHQTVAVNGGHTYDYSEKLVYNSTTKPI; encoded by the exons ATGACTTTGTTTCGCCTCAGTATCTTCTGGCCCTCTGTGGTTCTGGTGTTGTTTCTCTATGGAGGTCCATCAGAGGCTCAGGTTGAAGATAAGAACACATGTATGAGTAAATTCGTCCACGGAAAAGATGATTTCGTGTTGATGACGAACAAATCCGTAGAGGACGGAGCCACATTTTTGGGTTCTCCACAAGTGACCCGGCCGGAGGATTGCATTATGGCCTGCTGTAAAGAACCAAACTGTAATCTGGCCCTGATGGAGGAGGCAGAAGACTCCTCAACCATCAACTCGTGCTTTATCTTCAACTGCCTGTACAAACAGAAGAGGGTCTGTCAGTTTGTGAAGAAGCCCAGATACAGCAACTATCTTTTGAAATCTGTTTTTGGAGATTACCTTGAACAAGAAGGTTCAG aTGATGAGGACAAACCTCCAGTCGCAGTTGTTGGACAGGACAGAGTTGTTCAACCTCAAGAAGATGTGACACTGAACGGCATTGAGAGTCATGATGATAAGAAGATTGAGAAGTATGAGTGGGAGATGCTGTTTGAAGACCCATCAGTAGTCATGACG AAAACAACTTTTCCGGACGCAGTGACGATCTCAAATCTTTCTCCCGGGATGTTCAAGTTCAGACTTACTGTTACTGATGGGGCCGGACAGACGGACTCAGCAGACATTTCTGTGTTAGTACTGACCCCAGAACAGTCCCTCC ATCACTGTCTCGTGCCTAAGAAAGAGGGTCCGTGCCGAGGGTCGTTCCAACGCTGGCATTACAACGCAGCTTCTAAGAAGTGTCAGGTGTTCAAATTTGGAGGCTGCAAACCGAATCGCAATAACTACCTGACGCTCAACGAATGCCAGAACGCTTGTGACAAAGTTTCAG ATTCTACACATTCTGGTAGATTGGGTCCAATCCCTG GTGAAAAGTGTAATGAGGACTGTGATTCAGAGCAGTTCATGTGTTCAAATAACTGCTGTATTGATAAAGATCTTGAATGTGATGGAGAAACACAGTGCAGTGATGGATCAGATGAGGCTCAGTGCTCCAGCT TAAATAATAAGTTCACTCGATTAATACAGGTTCCTTTGGATACTTCTAAAG CTCACTGCGTTGAGCCCCCAGTAACAGGAACCTGTCCTAACAGTTACACTAAGTGGTACTATAATCCATATGAACGCAGCTGTAAACGCTTTACCTTTAGTGGTTGTGttggaaataaaaataactttgaCACAGAGGAAGAATGCATGGAGTCATGTCGCTCAGTGACCG AATCTGATGTGTTTGCAAGAAAGGCTGAGTTTGAGAGACTGGAAGGCACCAGTGATAAAG TTGCCATTATCATTGCGGTCTTACTGGGCATTGGCATTGCGATCTTGCTGATTGTTCTTGTATGTTGCCTCCTGAAAGGCAAGAAGAAGGGTCGAAACAAACATCAGACTGTCGCTGTGAACGGCGGTCACACTTATGATTATTCTGAGAAACTCGTGTACAACAGCACCACTAAACCCATTTGA